The Opitutus sp. ER46 genome contains the following window.
GGCCACCACCGGTGTAAGGCCCAGCACCAACACCAGGCCCGCTGCCAGCCGCGCGCCGCGCAGACACCAGCGGACATGGACGTCCGCCGCCCGCGCCGGCACAATCTCCTCAGCGACCGCTACCATGACGCGCCCCCTGCGGCCGTCCTGCCCGGCGGGAAGGAACCAGCGGTCCCGGTCCGCGGAGCGGTCCAGGGAGAAAATGTGAGACGCGAACGGGAAGTCATCATGCGACCTCAGGTCCGAAGCAGCCCGAAGCCGTACCCAGTTTAGGGGCAAGGCGGCGACCTGGGAATGACCGTTAAGTTAAGGACTATGAACCGCAGGTTAACGAAGGCCGCTGCGCGCTTGTCGTATCCGCCCCGTCGGCGCAGGCTGCCCCACGGTTCCCGCCGCATGCGCCAATCGGTTTCACTTTCCAGCCCGGAGAATGCGCGCGAACGCGGCATGGATCTGCGTCGCCTCCGATACTTCGTCGCCGTCGCCTCCACGCTCAATTTCCGCGCGGCGGCAGAAGGGCTGCACATCTCCGCTCCGGCGCTCAGCAAGCAGATCAAGCTCCTGGAGCAATACCTGGGACTCCAGCTCCTCGACCGCACCACCACCCAGGTGCGCCTGACCCATCCCGGCGCCGTGTTCCTCACCGAGGCGCGCGACGTGCTCACCCGCGCCGATCGCGCCGTGGAACTCGTGCGCGAGGCCGCCAGGGGCTACCTCGGCCGGCTGGTGATCGGCAACTCCGGCGGCCTCATCATGAGTCAGGTGCTCCCGGCATATCTCGCCACCTACGGCGGCCGCTATCCCGACGTGAAGCTGGCGATGGTCGATCTCGAGCAAACCGACCAGCTCGCCGCCCTCGAGAATCACACCATCGACCTCGGTTTCATCCCCCTCGTTGCCCCCTACACCCTGCCCGCCGCCATCGGGCACACCGTCGCGTTCTCCGCCCCGGTGCGCGCCATGGTCAGCGAGCAGCATCCGCTTGCCTCGGAACCCGCCGTCACCCCGGAAAAACTCGGCACCGCCCGGATCGTCGTCCTGCAGGGCGCCACCACCTCCCTCCATGCGCGCAACGTGAGCACGCTGCTCGCCCGGTTCGCCGTGGCGCCCAACGAACTCGAATTCGTGCGCGGCAGCGACTCGCTCCGCGCCGTGGTGGCCAGCGGCCGCGCCATCTCCCTCATGGCGTCGAGTCATGCCAAACCCCAGGCCGATGGCGTCGTCTTTCTTCCCATCGACGCCACTCCGCCGCCGACGATCGACCTCGTTGCCATCTGGCGCCGCCCGGACGACTCCGCGCTCGTCCGGAACTTCCTCGAAGTGGTGACGGCCCAACGCGAGCCCCGTCCCGCCGCCGTCCCTTAACTCCGCCAGGGCCTCGGACTCATTGCGCCACCAACTGGGGCGCTGCCCGGCGCTCCGGCGCCGGTGGCGGCACCGGCCCCGCAGGTGCCTTCGCGGCCGGCGCCGGCTCCCGCGCCGCCGCCGCCGCCACGCCAAAGAGCTCCGTCAACTGGTGCACCCCGCGACGGAGAATTTCAGCCTGCTCCGTCAACTCGCCGGACGCCTGGGTCTCGGCCCCGGCCGCCTCGACATTGCGCTGCACCACGCGGTCCATCTCGCGGATCGCGGTGTAAATCTGCTGCACGCCCTCGCGCTGCTCGCCGCTGGCCGCGCTCACGTCGCCGATCAACTGGTCCACTTCGCGAACCTTCATCACGATCGCCTCGAGGTGCGTGGCCACTTTGGCGCTGATCGCCACCCCTTCCTCGGTGCGATGGATCGTCCGCTCGATGTTGCCCGCGGTCTCCTTCGCCGCCGCCGCGCTGCGCTGCGCCAGCGCGCGCACCTCCTCCGCCACGACGGAAAATCCCGCGCCCGCCTCGCCCGCCCGCGCGGCTTCGACGGCCGCGTTGAGCGCGAGGATGTTCGTCTGGAAGGCAATGGTGTCGATCGTGCGCGTGATCTTCGCGATCTCGTCGCCGGCGGACTTGATGCCCTCCATCGCGCTGTTCATCGCCCGCATCTCGCCCACGCCGCTGTCGGCCGCCACCCGCGCCTCGCGCGAGATGTCGGTCGCGCGCGCCGCGTTGGCCGCGTTGCGCTCCGCCACGTTGCCCATGTGCGCCAGCGCCGCATCGGTCTGCTTCAGCGCCGCCGCCTGCTGGCTTGAGCCCGCCGCCAAATGCTCGCTTCCGGTCGCCAGTCGCCCGGCCGTCTCCGCCACCCGCTCGGAGCCCCGCGTCAGGGTCGAGCTCAGCCCGCGCACGAGCCGGCGCATGCGCAGCACGATGAACGTCGCGATCGCCAGCGACATGACCACGAGGGCCGCGGCCGCCAGCAGCGCCCCGCGTTCGCCGGAATGCGTCACCGCCGTGATGTGGCGACCGGCCGCGTCCGCCGTCGCCTTGTTGAAGTCGACGAGATCCTGCGTCGCCTTGAGATAGCCCACGGTCGCGTCCGTGCCCGGCCCACGCCACTGCGCCTCGGCCCCGCGTCGGTCACCTTCGCGCGCCAGCCGCAGCGCCTCGTTGCGCGCGACCCGATACTTCGCCTGCGCGTCGCGCACCGCCTCAAAGAGTTCCCGCTCCCGTGGGCTGGCGATCGCCGCTTCATAGGCCTTGGCGATGCCGGCAAACTCGTCGCTCAGCCGCTTCAGTTCGCGCTCCGCGACCACCCGGTCGGCCGGATCCGTCCGGCTGAGGAAGTCGGAGACCCAGAAGCCGTTCTGAGACACCGACGATTTCATGATCCCCACATAATAGAGCCCCGGCAGATGCCGCTCCGCCAGCCCCTCACTCTGCTTCCGGATCGCCACCATGCGCGTCCACGTGAAGCCGCCGGCCGCAATCGCAATCACAATGATCACGGCGAACCCGAGGCTCACCCATTTGCCGATGGTGAAAGACTTCATCGGGCGGATGCGGGCCGGGAAGGCACGCGCGGGCGTCTGATCCGGGTGGTAGGGGTCACGTACCGCTTAACGGCGCATCGCCAAGGAACTTAAGGCCAGTTGGATGCGGATAATTATGCGATTCCTTATCCTTTTGCGGACGGGACGCCGCTTCACCCGCTTCCGGGCGAAAACCGCTAGGGGTTCTGACCTACTCCTTTTGGCGTAGCGGAAGGGGGTATCGGAAAACCTCCGAAGTCGCCGTCCGGCCAAGTCCCGAAAACCTTTACTCCAGTTGGCGTATTCAACTTTCAGACGTTTTCCGGCATACCTGGGCCCATGAAATTCTCCCTCGTTACCCTCTCCCTGCTGCTCGCGCTCCCCGTTGCGGTGAGCGCCCAAAGCAAGGCGACCAAAACTTGGATGAACGGCCGCGCCGTCACCATCGTCACCGACGTGACCACGCAGGCGCCCGCCGTCTGCCAGACCGCGATGGAGCAGGCGCTCGACCAGCAGGGCTGGCACGACCAGATCTATCGCGCCACCGAAGGCGACAAGGCCTTCCTCATCGTGAGCCAGCGCGAGGAGGACGCCTGTTCGGTCAAGGAGGTGAAGGTCACGCTGTGGCGCGCGGTCTCCGTCCAGGGCAAGACCCACACCGAGTCCTGGGTGTACCGCCTCGCCCCGAGCGAAGTGAATCGCTTCCTCGACTCTGAACTTCGTTCGGTCGCGCTGCAGTTCACGTCGGCGCCGGTCAAGCTGCCGGAAAAGGCCAACTCCTAGTTTTTCGCTGATCTTGCTCTTGTCCGCCCGGAGCCCCCGACCGAGGGGGCTCCTTTTTTACGCCGTCTGCGTCCGTCCCCGATCCCAGCACCCGGAGCCCGCCGCCGGGGAAGAGCTTGTCCTGCCCCACCCCGACTGGCAGGCTGCCGCCTGCGTGAACACGCCAAGGACATTGCTGGTCTGCGCCGGCTTGGCCGCCGCGCTGACGGTCCCAGTCACCCCGCTCGCCGCCGCTGGAGCGGAGTCGCTTTCCTCTCCAATCCTTCGTCTCCCTGAAGCGCCTCGCCCGACCGTCACGCCCCGTTCCCGTCCCCGCCTGATTACGCACGATATGGCCGACGGCCTCGCCCGCTCGCGTCCGCCCGTGACCGCCCCGAACGCGCCCGACGCGCTCCGGTTCGATGCGCCGACGGCCGAGACCGCCGACCCGACCGGGGACGGCATCATCGAGCTGCCGCGTTTCTTCGTGCCGGAGACGCGTCTGCGGATTCCATCCGAGGAAGCGGTGCTCACCTCGCGGGGCGTGGCGGACATCGCGATGAAGCGGTACATCTCCGAACTCGATCACGCGTTGAATCGCTTCACCCTGCCGCTCTTCGGCACCTCGCGCGAGGCCCACGCCACCGCCATGTACCGGGAAGACGAACGCCTGCGAAAGCTG
Protein-coding sequences here:
- a CDS encoding LysR substrate-binding domain-containing protein, which gives rise to MRQSVSLSSPENARERGMDLRRLRYFVAVASTLNFRAAAEGLHISAPALSKQIKLLEQYLGLQLLDRTTTQVRLTHPGAVFLTEARDVLTRADRAVELVREAARGYLGRLVIGNSGGLIMSQVLPAYLATYGGRYPDVKLAMVDLEQTDQLAALENHTIDLGFIPLVAPYTLPAAIGHTVAFSAPVRAMVSEQHPLASEPAVTPEKLGTARIVVLQGATTSLHARNVSTLLARFAVAPNELEFVRGSDSLRAVVASGRAISLMASSHAKPQADGVVFLPIDATPPPTIDLVAIWRRPDDSALVRNFLEVVTAQREPRPAAVP
- a CDS encoding methyl-accepting chemotaxis protein; this encodes MKSFTIGKWVSLGFAVIIVIAIAAGGFTWTRMVAIRKQSEGLAERHLPGLYYVGIMKSSVSQNGFWVSDFLSRTDPADRVVAERELKRLSDEFAGIAKAYEAAIASPRERELFEAVRDAQAKYRVARNEALRLAREGDRRGAEAQWRGPGTDATVGYLKATQDLVDFNKATADAAGRHITAVTHSGERGALLAAAALVVMSLAIATFIVLRMRRLVRGLSSTLTRGSERVAETAGRLATGSEHLAAGSSQQAAALKQTDAALAHMGNVAERNAANAARATDISREARVAADSGVGEMRAMNSAMEGIKSAGDEIAKITRTIDTIAFQTNILALNAAVEAARAGEAGAGFSVVAEEVRALAQRSAAAAKETAGNIERTIHRTEEGVAISAKVATHLEAIVMKVREVDQLIGDVSAASGEQREGVQQIYTAIREMDRVVQRNVEAAGAETQASGELTEQAEILRRGVHQLTELFGVAAAAAREPAPAAKAPAGPVPPPAPERRAAPQLVAQ